Proteins from one Pontibacter korlensis genomic window:
- a CDS encoding sugar phosphate nucleotidyltransferase, giving the protein MTTDVVGIIPAAGLGSRLSPIPFSKELFPVGFGPHPEHREPHPKPVSQYLLEHMQRAGAKQVYMVLRKGKWDIPDYYGDGGQLGVQLAYLVMRRPYGSPYSLDQAYTFVKQQRVVFGFPDILFEPENAFESLLQRQAETQADVVLGCFKVPSPHKWDMVDLQPNGVVKAVLPKPVSSVLSYGWAIASWGPRFTEFMHEHLEEVEAQLHASSGELSVGEVVQAAIHNGLLVQSFCFNNGSCLDIGTPEDLQKAIRTLS; this is encoded by the coding sequence ATGACAACAGACGTAGTAGGAATTATACCCGCTGCAGGATTAGGCTCCAGACTCTCGCCCATACCTTTTAGCAAAGAGCTGTTTCCGGTAGGCTTTGGCCCGCACCCGGAGCATAGGGAGCCACATCCGAAGCCGGTATCGCAGTACTTGCTGGAACACATGCAACGTGCTGGTGCCAAACAGGTATACATGGTGCTGCGTAAAGGCAAGTGGGATATTCCTGATTACTACGGTGACGGTGGTCAGCTAGGTGTTCAGTTGGCATACCTTGTTATGCGACGCCCTTATGGCAGCCCTTACTCTTTAGATCAAGCTTATACTTTTGTGAAGCAGCAGCGGGTAGTATTTGGCTTCCCTGACATTCTGTTTGAGCCTGAAAATGCTTTTGAGTCGCTTTTACAGCGGCAAGCAGAGACACAGGCAGATGTGGTGCTAGGGTGTTTCAAAGTGCCCTCTCCTCATAAATGGGATATGGTAGACCTGCAGCCAAATGGCGTAGTAAAGGCTGTGTTGCCCAAGCCTGTTAGTTCTGTTTTAAGCTATGGGTGGGCTATCGCCAGTTGGGGGCCACGTTTTACTGAGTTTATGCACGAGCATCTAGAGGAGGTAGAGGCGCAACTTCATGCCTCAAGTGGAGAATTAAGTGTGGGAGAAGTGGTGCAGGCAGCTATACATAATGGGCTGCTCGTGCAAAGTTTCTGCTTTAACAACGGTAGCTGCCTGGATATTGGAACTCCTGAAGACCTTCAAAAAGCTATCCGTACATTATCCTGA
- a CDS encoding glycosyltransferase family 4 protein codes for MRILQIHNFYKQAGGEDTVFEQEAQLLREHGHTVEQLTFSNNNVVGIKDKLKAALGVVYNVQSAQTIGKAIEGFKPDVVHVHNFFPLVSPGVFWVCQKYKVPVVMTLHNYRLVCPSAVLYYDGKVQLDNIHQVFPLKSVLKGVYRNSKIETASVVLATGVHKLLNTWRNKVDKFIVLTPGAADLFENSSLKLRPEQLSVKPNFTADPGEGAAERDNYFLYLGRLTEEKGIRTLLKAHAMRPFPLKIIGTGPLQELVEAYAAQNSSVDYLGFRPREEAMGLLKKARALMFPSEWLETFGMTVVEAFATGTPVIAAKIGGAAHLVQHQENGLHYTPGNASELINQVKLLEQLPCLAHKLGQSGRLSYERQYTPEANYAMLVAIYEQAMGRKQKPASATLAEKAGLS; via the coding sequence ATGCGAATTCTGCAAATACACAACTTTTACAAACAAGCCGGCGGTGAAGACACTGTTTTTGAGCAGGAGGCACAACTATTACGGGAGCATGGCCACACAGTGGAGCAACTCACTTTTTCTAACAACAATGTTGTTGGTATAAAGGATAAACTGAAGGCTGCGCTAGGGGTAGTATACAACGTGCAAAGTGCTCAAACCATCGGAAAGGCGATTGAAGGCTTTAAACCAGATGTAGTACACGTGCACAATTTCTTTCCATTGGTTTCGCCTGGCGTATTTTGGGTTTGCCAAAAGTATAAAGTACCTGTTGTCATGACCCTGCACAACTACCGCCTGGTTTGCCCAAGTGCAGTTTTGTACTACGATGGCAAAGTTCAGCTAGATAATATACACCAGGTATTCCCTCTCAAATCAGTTCTAAAAGGTGTATATCGCAATTCAAAAATAGAAACAGCATCGGTGGTACTAGCGACTGGGGTACACAAGCTTCTGAATACCTGGCGTAATAAGGTAGATAAGTTTATTGTGCTTACTCCTGGGGCTGCTGATCTCTTTGAGAATTCTTCCCTTAAGCTAAGGCCAGAGCAGCTGTCAGTAAAGCCCAACTTCACGGCAGATCCTGGAGAGGGTGCTGCTGAGCGGGATAACTACTTTTTATACTTAGGCAGGCTGACGGAGGAAAAAGGAATCAGGACCTTGCTTAAAGCTCATGCCATGCGTCCTTTCCCGCTTAAGATCATAGGCACTGGCCCGTTGCAGGAGCTCGTAGAGGCATACGCTGCTCAAAACTCTTCAGTTGACTATCTGGGTTTTCGGCCTCGAGAGGAGGCTATGGGGCTGCTAAAAAAGGCACGAGCGTTAATGTTTCCGTCAGAGTGGTTGGAGACTTTTGGCATGACGGTCGTAGAGGCATTTGCTACAGGTACACCCGTTATTGCAGCCAAGATAGGCGGAGCTGCTCACCTGGTCCAGCATCAGGAGAACGGTCTACACTACACACCTGGTAATGCAAGCGAACTGATCAATCAGGTTAAATTGCTGGAGCAGCTTCCTTGTCTGGCTCATAAGTTAGGCCAAAGTGGTCGCTTAAGCTATGAGCGGCAGTATACGCCGGAGGCAAACTATGCTATGCTTGTAGCAATCTATGAGCAGGCAATGGGGCGAAAACAAAAGCCTGCCTCTGCAACATTAGCTGAGAAGGCAGGCCTTAGCTAA
- a CDS encoding glycosyltransferase family 61 protein, whose protein sequence is MQMKAYYNKGTKRLKKILGRVIPFNTQYRPGDVCRINLEQLAANNPREVRVHPIYPALTTDLTISDDLYEACSEYWKPKKKVTTDYMVVEVPNGRIYTDNESSVAVVSQYNRLVENVSLSLSNGKVSEPNLNNIFEQRYFTPPVKYNGTVFSLLTGGAGLNNIGHWFLDVLPRLHLLRESGLYDKVDWFYVPSLRYSFQTETLELLGIPKDKVIEGDKFPHIAADCIVASTAPRGNHTLVPKWLCDFIQDSFMLYAEEESDLITPEAPYLYISRSDSKIRNVLNEKELLQELEPYGFKTVVSSELSIKEKIKLFSKAKVVLGATGAGLISMFFCKPGTKMVEIFNEGFVIEPFYDIATKIDLDYEYIICKGNKRVRNASQGQREHLVVETNKILEILNRMKAEKTKKVEVA, encoded by the coding sequence ATGCAAATGAAAGCTTACTATAACAAGGGGACGAAAAGGTTAAAGAAGATACTGGGAAGAGTTATACCCTTCAACACGCAGTACAGACCAGGTGATGTTTGTCGTATAAACCTGGAGCAATTAGCCGCTAACAATCCGCGTGAAGTCAGGGTTCACCCTATCTATCCTGCGCTTACTACTGATTTAACTATATCTGATGATTTATATGAAGCTTGCTCAGAGTACTGGAAGCCGAAAAAGAAGGTAACTACCGACTACATGGTTGTTGAGGTACCGAACGGCCGTATTTACACCGATAACGAAAGCAGCGTAGCCGTGGTGTCGCAGTACAACCGCCTGGTAGAAAATGTATCGCTGAGCTTGAGCAACGGCAAAGTATCTGAGCCAAACCTTAACAATATCTTCGAGCAGCGTTATTTTACTCCTCCTGTTAAGTACAACGGCACCGTTTTCTCCCTTTTAACGGGCGGAGCCGGATTGAACAATATTGGCCATTGGTTTCTGGATGTGCTGCCTCGCCTGCACTTGTTGCGCGAAAGCGGCCTTTATGATAAAGTAGACTGGTTCTATGTACCTAGTTTGCGCTACAGCTTCCAGACAGAGACGCTTGAGCTGTTAGGTATACCAAAAGATAAAGTTATAGAGGGAGACAAGTTTCCGCATATTGCCGCTGATTGCATAGTTGCTTCCACAGCCCCCCGTGGTAACCATACGCTGGTACCTAAGTGGCTATGCGACTTCATTCAGGACTCCTTTATGCTATATGCTGAGGAAGAGTCTGATCTTATCACCCCTGAGGCACCATACCTATACATAAGTCGATCTGACTCTAAGATCCGTAACGTATTGAATGAAAAGGAGCTATTGCAAGAACTGGAGCCTTATGGGTTCAAAACCGTTGTATCCAGTGAACTGAGCATCAAGGAGAAGATCAAGCTGTTTTCTAAAGCCAAAGTTGTATTGGGTGCTACTGGCGCAGGCTTAATAAGTATGTTCTTCTGCAAACCAGGCACTAAGATGGTCGAAATCTTTAACGAAGGATTTGTTATAGAGCCATTCTACGACATTGCCACTAAGATAGACCTGGACTATGAGTACATTATCTGTAAGGGCAACAAACGTGTTCGCAATGCTAGCCAAGGTCAGCGTGAGCACCTGGTGGTAGAAACTAACAAAATTCTGGAGATACTGAACAGAATGAAAGCCGAAAAGACCAAGAAGGTGGAAGTGGCTTAA
- a CDS encoding alginate O-acetyltransferase AlgX-related protein, whose product MTKGIQDKGVKRLLSKLVLLALPFIVWPLIEVFVLPMNFFTFRIWETISVNSMRLMPGPFYPNVHMQMVEEGELAPRTPYAQKRKVEWYTDMYGYRNRDTKNDVLLIGDSNITGAKLSQDETLAEVLEEQLGRDVYSFAPATMNRFLATDRFQQTPPKLVIVSSIERRIPELPAVGENGINSKIRNFTGNIISSSSFLTSVAVTADRISKLGLYHRTLADIDRALGNREYISYNNEFFIEGEYANRDFSEEEIDQIADVLEGYRDALQERGIHFVFLPIPNKENIYYKLLPSQKQATFLPRLLSQLDERGIEYVDLQPTFNALYQQKQVQLYPVDDAHWNEVAVKVAANLLTRHATVAQLQATPTNKDEKLLVNLEKE is encoded by the coding sequence ATGACAAAAGGAATACAAGACAAAGGTGTAAAAAGACTTTTAAGTAAACTGGTTTTACTGGCTTTACCTTTTATAGTGTGGCCGCTTATAGAGGTGTTTGTACTTCCCATGAACTTCTTCACCTTCAGAATCTGGGAAACAATATCTGTAAACTCTATGCGCCTGATGCCAGGACCATTTTACCCGAACGTGCACATGCAGATGGTTGAAGAGGGAGAATTGGCCCCACGTACGCCTTACGCTCAGAAACGCAAAGTGGAGTGGTATACCGACATGTACGGCTACCGTAACCGCGACACTAAAAATGATGTACTGCTGATAGGCGACTCTAATATAACTGGCGCTAAGCTGTCGCAAGACGAAACACTGGCCGAAGTACTGGAAGAACAACTTGGCCGGGATGTTTACTCTTTTGCACCAGCCACCATGAACCGCTTCCTGGCAACCGACCGCTTTCAGCAGACACCTCCTAAATTAGTTATTGTGTCAAGCATTGAGCGGCGTATACCTGAGCTTCCGGCTGTAGGAGAAAACGGCATCAACTCCAAGATCAGAAACTTTACTGGCAACATCATTAGCTCCTCCTCTTTTCTTACGTCTGTGGCCGTAACTGCCGACAGAATATCAAAATTGGGTCTATATCACCGCACACTTGCTGATATAGACAGAGCACTAGGTAACCGCGAGTATATCAGCTACAACAACGAGTTCTTTATAGAAGGCGAATACGCTAACCGCGATTTTTCGGAAGAGGAGATAGACCAAATAGCCGATGTGCTGGAGGGATATCGTGATGCATTGCAGGAGCGCGGAATACACTTTGTATTCCTGCCAATCCCAAACAAAGAAAATATTTATTACAAGCTGTTGCCATCGCAGAAACAAGCCACGTTCCTGCCGCGCCTACTTAGCCAACTGGATGAGCGAGGCATTGAGTATGTGGACCTTCAGCCTACTTTTAATGCGCTTTACCAGCAGAAACAGGTACAGCTTTATCCAGTGGACGATGCCCACTGGAACGAAGTAGCCGTAAAAGTAGCTGCAAACCTTTTAACCAGGCATGCCACCGTGGCACAACTGCAGGCAACACCTACCAACAAAGACGAAAAACTACTGGTGAACCTTGAGAAGGAGTAG